gaactttggtttccatatgatcgcaggatagcaaacgatcgcagatgatcgcagaagatagaacatggttctatcttctgcgatcgtctgcgattacgatcgcaggatcgcaggCCCGAGACTTTTCTCCATCTACGTAAATGACTTCTCTGAGAGCATATCGAAAGGTGAATTACATCTTTACGCAGACGATACAACAGCTTTCGTTATTGGAAACAGTACCGATGAAGTAGTAGTCAAGCTCAACCTCCTCTTTGAAGAGATCCACACCTGGTGCCAACATTACAAACTTACCTTACATACTGGAAAAACTGAAGTAATGATATTACAAAAGAACGCCTTTGTGGGCCCATTACCGCCTATCAAATGTGGCGGAAACCTAATCGAATACTCAAACAAGTCCAAAGTATTAGGAGTACTGTTAGACCATAGACTATCGTGGAGGGAACATGTTAACGACGTCATCAAGTCTTTAAGTCGCCAGTTATGTGTTTTGAAAAGTATGAGGTATCTCTCATCTCAGCTTTtggaagaaatatattttaaaacgataATCCCCCAAATCACGTATTGCATAGGAGTTTGGGGAAGCTGTTCGGGGAGTATGTTCGCTGAAATAGAACGACTGCATGTCAAGGCAGGGCGAACTATTCATAAGATACCAAGGAACGTTTCGGATTTTGATGTATTGGACTTGATCAAGTGGCAAGACTTGGGTTATCTCTACAAACGTAGACTGGCGATCGAAGTTTTTAAGGTCAAAGAAGACTTAAATAATAGACTATCGACTTTTGTAAATTTCAGCAAATCAACGCGAAAGGGTCCACTACTCGAAATTAAACGCgtaaaatcagaaacagggaggAACAGTTTTCTATTTAGAGCTCCCATTGTCTGGAACTCCTTGGATAGTAGATCTAGATCTTCAGAAGAGCTTGATGTGTTCAAAGCTGAACTTAAGCGgaacaaaaacaacttaaaaaagtttctttcagtCGGGGTACTATAACAAACTCCAATAAGGATCTAggaaattttatttacttttagttAAGGTATAAGGAATTGAGTCTAGTTTAAAATGAGTtaaattttataaatattaacttttctataagtattttaatgtaatttgtgaaattaatcctattagatgttgtaaatattttagataagttttaagcaggtccacatcagcatatgctgcctttttttgtaacctgctaaaacaaataaagttgtatgtatgtatgtatgtatgtaggcgATCGCAGAAGtgtgtttccatatgatcgcagacgatcgcagaactttctgcgatcatatggaaaccagctttTAAACACCTCCAGGCAAACATTTGGGATTGTGATATCCATATCCATATTTTGATATTATGATATATCAAATTATCAAACCTCTGCACACTTAGTCATTTTTTTATATAATCGTTTACCAAAGTTTCTACGGCGCGCTGCtcacgtttagttattttttagttcaaggaaaaattctttgtttcgcaCGCGTCGGCAAGTCACTTGCAAGATGTTTATTTCGAAAGGGTTCCGAAGAAATGATTTGCATGCTCCACAGCCAATGAATAACATGGGACTGCACACTTAGTCAGATGCTGGACCTTGTCGAAAAAATAATATCTCCGGTTATACTTGACACAAATTGTTCATTGAAACAGTGaaatgctctttctttagcCATATAATCGTTTACCAAAGTTTCTAGGGCGCGCTGCtcacgtttagttattttttagttcaaggaaaaattctttgtttcgcacacgtcggcaagtcacttgcaagatgtttatttccaaagcGTTCCGAAGAAATGATTTGCATGCTCCACAGCCAATGAATAACATGGGACTGCAGTtcatcaaaaacaaagaaaagcagTAGCCAATAAGTAGATGAGTTTTTCGATCCGTTACGGACAATAGCGATCCATGCAAACAGTATAAAAACCCTCCAACATTAAATTGGATCTATTTCTGATCAACTGCCACTTTGAACAGAGAATGACTCTCAGAAAGTTGTTGCGCGAGACCGACTTGCCATCAAGAGCTCTCTTCTTTTTCCCAGAAGAAAACATGACAGGAATCGGACCGACAAAAATGATTATTCATAAAAAGGAAGCCGTTGTTGGAGGAATGGTCAGTGTAAATTGGGAAGGGGAAATAGTGCAAGCCAAATTGATTGCTCTAAGTGGTAAGTGTTCGTTGCTTTTGCGATTACACGTATTTACCTGTGTTTCTTAGTTTGATGGCTTGTCCTGCTGTACcaaatatattaatttatttaccgtTTAATTGTTCGTTTCCCATTGTAGATAGCCACAACGAACTACACGAGAAGGATATTTTATGGACAGAAGAAAACCTGCAGACATCTAATGCCTTTGGAGCCGAAACTAACATCGAAAGCCACAGATCGCGGCGACTTCCAAACGAACCACCAAAAAAGAGATCACGTACGGTAAGTCTCGTATCAGTTCGTAAAAGCCACCGTGGCCGGTGATTAATCTGTGCAATCACGCTCAATTTTGGTTTATTGGTTCACACGATTATGACGTTCTGATTTAGATGTAGTTCAGTTTACTTACATCGACTCGCGATTGCGCTTAGATGTTGTGATCATGTCTTTTCCGGAAACTTAAATCTTAAACTGCGTTACTCTTTAGGTGAAAAATACCAAGGAGAAAAAAGCAAACAAGACGAAGGATGCCCCTTCAAAGCCATCATCTGCATCTACGGAAGAAGTGGTGGAGTTGTCGGATAAAGAACAGGTAGATATTCTTATCATACTTTTTCGTCATAAAGTGCACTCAGTTGTAGGACTGCACCCTGAATCCTTCAACATGATCCTGACTAGTTAACAAATAACATTTCTGCGTTTACTTCgatggctttgttttctttaaagtacCGCGCGCTCTAGAAGGGCAAAACAAAATGACATGGTAACTTGAATGACAACTGTAGACTGAGTTTAGGTAAAAGGAGAGAGAAATCAAAATCGGTTACGGCCACGAATTTTGAATTGAGTGTTGAATTTTGTTGTTACGATTTTAGACAAGTGCTTTTTTGTTAAAgtgagttttaatttttcaatttgtttgtcATTGAGCGCGAGCATTTagaagtttctttttttcttgtaagAACGCGTGAACCTCCATCCACTTTTCCGAGTCCACaagaacacgctttcaaaagatATTAACAATGTTAGAGTCATGTCCCCTTTGCTAACAGAAGCAGAAAAGTCAATTATGCATGAATGTGTGTTAACTCTATGATTAATTAATGTTCACGAGCAAGTTAACTGAATCTTGCTGCTGTAACACCGTGGAAAGTTCTATTATAAACTTTATCTTGCAGCTGCGAAATTAAAATTGTGGTTACGGTCAATAATGAAGTCACTTTTCAACTCAATCACTGACCGAAATTCGCCGCAGAAAGCTTCTGCGGTGCTTTTATAAAGTGTACTCAAACAATTTGTTGTTGTGTTGCTCTTCAGGAAGATCCAGCCGCACAATCTGACCCTTACCAGAAGTTTCTACAAGAACAACGTAAGAGGAAGGAAGAATGGGCAACAAACCGCCGAGCAGGAGCGGCCAAAAAACCGAGCCACGAATCAGCAAAAGAGAGATCATGTGCGGTAAGTCTGGTATCAATTCACAAAAGCCGAGTCGGCCGGTGATTAATCTGTGCAATCACGCTTAGGACGTTCTGATTAGCTagatttcttgattttgtcaTTTTCTGCGATCGGTCTTTTTAATATATCATTTAGTATGGTTCGTTAACTCGGTTGGTAGACAGTTTACTTGGAATCACATTGTTCTGCTCTTTTACACCAGTGTCGTGTAATATTGAGATGTAGTTCAGTTTACTTTCATCGACTCGCGATTGCGCTTATTGTGATCATCTCTTTTCCGGAAACTTAAATCTTAAACTGTGTTACTCTTTAGGTGAAAAATACCAAGGAGAAAAAAGCAAACAAGACAAAGGATGCCCCTTCAAAGCCATCATCTGCATCTACGGAAGAAGTGATGGAGTTGTCGGATAAAGAACAGGTAGATATTCTTATCATACTTTTTCGTCATAAAGTGCACTCAGTTGTAGGACTGCACCCTGAATCCTTCAACATGATCCTGACTAGTTAACGAAATAACATTTCTGCGTTTACTTCgatggctttgttttctttaaagtacCGCGCGCTCTAGAAgggcaaaacaaaaaggaaagaaaatagcTTCTTTCAATGACATGGTAACTTGAATGACAACTGTAGACTGAGTTTAGGTAAAAGGAGAGAGAAATAAAAATCGGTTACGGCCTTGAATTTTGAATTGAGTGTTGAATTTTGTTGTTACGATTTTAGACAAGTGCTTTTTGTTAAAgtgagttttaatttttcaatttgtttgtcATTGAGCGCGAGCTTTTAGAAGTTTCGTTTTTTCTTGTAAGAACGCGTGAACCTCCATCCACTTTTCCGAGTCTACaagaacacgctttcaaaagatATTAACAATGTTAGAGTCATGTCCCCTTTGCTAACAGAAGCAGAAAAGTCAATTATGCATGAATGTGTGTTAACTCTATGAATAATTAATGTTCACGAGCAAGTTAACTGAATCTTGCTGCTGTAACACCGTGGAAAGTTCTATTAATTCGCCGCAGAAAGCTTCTGCGGTGCTTTTATAAAGTGTACTCAaacaatttgttgttgttgtgttgctCTTCAGGAAGATCCAGCCGCACAATCTGACCTTTACCAAAAGTTTCTACAAGAACAACGTAAGAGGGAGGAAGAATGGGCAACCAACCGCCGAGCAGGAGCGGCCAAAAAACCGAGCCACGAATCAGCAAAAGAGAGATCATGTGCGGTAAGTCTGGTATCAATTCACAAAAGCCGCGTCGGCCGGTGATTAATCTGTGCAATCACGCTCTTAGGACGTTCTGATTAGCTagatttcttgattttgtcaTTTTCTGCGATCGGTCTTTTTAATATATCATTTACTATGGTTCGTTAACTCGGTTGGTTTTAGACAGTTTATCGACCAGGAGATCGAGATCAAGTGTTTCTTGTATATCTTGTAGCTGCGAGGTTAAAATTGTGGTTATGGTCAGTATTTAAGTCAACTTCATTTTTAACCCATCTCCATTTGGCTCACAACTAATTCACTGACcgaaatttgttgtaaaaagcTTCTGCAGTGCTTTTATGAAGTGTACtcaaacatttttgttgttgtgttgttATCCAGGGAGATCCAGCCGCACAATTATTTCCACAAGAGCAAAGCAAGGGGGAGGAAGAGTGGGCAAGCAACCGCCGAGCAGGGGTGGCCAAAAGGCTGATGCTTCCTTTGAAAGATATTGATTCTGCGGATGATGTCAGCATGATAAGGGAGCAGCTGGAGGCAAAAACCAGAGAGTGTGATCGTTTACGGAATAGGATCGATGATCAAGAGGGCCTCTGTAAGGTAAGCACAAAGAAGTTTGCTCTCCTTCAGAATAGAATGAAGTCGTGCTTGGTTTATGAATGACAgacaaaatatattttacaaCCAATTTGTATTGAAGCTGGCAATGTGTTTAGATGCAAAAAGACAATTGAACTAACTTGCATTGTCTCTCTTGTTTTGGCCAGCTGATGGATAAATTCGAAGAGTACCTTCTTTCGTTCGAAAGAAAACATGGGGCACAGATTGTCGCGGATCGAACAGCGGCTAGAATCCTTAGAGACTGCGGTAAGCAGCTGAATAGTAAGAAAACCCACACATGTACGCTTTCCATACATGCAGCAAAATCATCTATCGAAAATGACTTCAGTGTAGCAACTGCTAGAAATTCTAATACCCTACTTAAAGAgtacaagaaaataattaaataccGTTAGTTAAGACGGATTCCGTTCAAAGTTCGAGCAATTACTTGCAAAAATTATTTACTTAAAATCTACTCACAGCACGGTAATTTCTTGAATGCTATTTAAAACATCTCATGACCCCACGATGAATCCCAAGCATTCTCGAGAAATTTAATGTCAAACTTCGTAAGAATGCTAAAAGCAAGTGTTATTGTGTTTACAACGCAAAATGTcctttttttaactgaaatatGGATAACTTCAGGTTCAATTTTCTCTCGCGGGGTCAGCTTGAGAGCTTAAATCTCGATAGGATCTTCTTACCTTTATTCAAAATATTACCATGCTAAGAGGATTTTTTGGTAACttaatttttgccaatttttgcCATTATTGCTCAATGTTGTGCGGAAATCAGCTTAATTGTCTTTCCTTTCTACAGTTTAGAGGCAAAGACAATTTTGACTCCTTGCTGCATGAAGACCTGCTGACAATTGACATGGAAACTGTGGCAACTTTGCGAGAGGAAGAAGAGGGATCCACGGTGCCACCTGCGCAAGCTACACAAGAAAGTACACTGATGCCAGCCACGCCAATATCAGCAACTAACAGAAACGCGTATCAACAACAGAAACTCCGGTCAGCGAAGAGGTGATAAGACTTGTGTCACTCCAAGGAAGGTGGGGCGGTCGTCGTCAGCACTCAAGAAAGAGAATGAGCGACACAGATGTGCAGTGAAGCTCCTGCCTTACTTCTTCACTGATGAAGAATTAATTAGCAGCAACACCGACGGCACTCATGGCAAACTGCCTTTAGACAGTAACAAGTTAAATTTTTTGAAAGTGTTAGTGTTTAGTAAGTTTCCAGTGGAATTTGCTGtcgaaaaagaaaaagtgtgGAAATTTATTAAGACAAAAATAAATGATAGATGTCGTGCTGTTAAGTTCGCTAACAGGGAACACTAAGGTTTGCCGCTTTTGCCTCGTTTCCGCAGGAAGATTGTAATTCTAGAtagtttaaagaaaataaatgagACCAAGTGCTTGTATGTGTGATGTAGAATATTATTCGACTCTACAAACTGCTTGGGCTGTGAAAGCTTCTTTCAGTTAACGGAtaattctaaaaataaagtTCGTTGGCAAAGTTTTGGGGTCAACACACCAgaattttatcaacggagtttaTAATGTAAATTGCGGTACTCTTCAGTGGatcaaatttcaaacaaaatttgCATAACGTTGTTCGTCAAAACACTGAAGCTCGAAATTCTAATAATTAGTATTTTAAATTTCCACCATTTGAAATCAAAGGTCCACTGGTGTATTTTTGAGACTTTGGTGTcgctttttttgcttttttaagactCCGTCTCTCGCTTGTTTCGTTATGGACAAATGCCGGCACTCACGCACTCTCGCTTGTTTCGTTATGGACAAATGCCACCGTCACGAAGAACACAAAGAGGAAATTTCTCCTTAATGAAAATGAATCGTCAGAAATGTAACTGCTGCAAACTAATTTGCTTTGTCTGAGTATTTAATTCTGTCGGTTGTCTGTGTTTCGGGAGAAGATTATTGGCTGTTTTCGGAGCCTGATGTCGCTTCTTAATTCTACCCCTTGGAAAGCCGAATTGAATGTTATCAGTTTTAGCCGTTGCAAAAAGAACTTGGCACCACAACGCTTCTTTTATTTTGATCGAACACTTAACTAAAGACTTCGTTAAACGCAAGAGATAATACGTGACCGCGAAAAAGGTAAAAACGAACCGATTCGATCTGATTCATTCTGATTCAAAAATGTGCGATTTCAGTCACATCGTTCACAACTTACGATCCGTTAGAAGTGGTGATCAGTCACTAGAACATCAGGAGAAACCGTTAGAACGTTAATGGaaaccgttagagcgttagAAACAAACCGTTAGAGTTTTAAGACAGACCGTTGAAAGGTCAGGTCCGAGCGTTAGAAGGTTACTACGAAGCGTTAGAAGGACTTCCAGGCCGTTGGCAATCCGTTAACTATCCGTTAGTTTTCTAACGTTTAACGGATGATCGtgtagtgtacgttttcccatGGAGGGTCACATTTNNNNNNNNNNNNNNNNNNNNNNNNNNNNNNNNNNNNNNNNNNNNNNNNNNNNNNNNNNNNNNNNNNNNNNNNNNNNNNNNNNNNNNNNNNNNNNNNNNNNttcaataaagatcttactcgattcatgcagagcctttctcgagaaagccaaaatcgagcaagcaaaagaaaggctctgctagctgGGTGACAGCTTCCCTGTGGAACACCGAAGCGCAAATCGAAGCTATGTAATTTAACCCCATCGAACAGAGTATGTTGGCTACGCCCCAACAAGTATGACGAAACCCACTCTGGAGCTCTCCCGCGTATACCAAAGCTTGTGCTCAGGCGTCTAAGCAAAATTCCATGATCTACCGTTTCGAATGCGGCACTTAAATCCAAGAGGACAAGTAGCGTAACGCGTTGCGAGTTCATGTTTAAAAGAATATCATTGGCGACCTTGACT
The sequence above is a segment of the Montipora foliosa isolate CH-2021 chromosome 2, ASM3666993v2, whole genome shotgun sequence genome. Coding sequences within it:
- the LOC137993334 gene encoding uncharacterized protein, translating into MTLRKLLRETDLPSRALFFFPEENMTGIGPTKMIIHKKEAVVGGMVSVNWEGEIVQAKLIALSDSHNELHEKDILWTEENLQTSNAFGAETNIESHRSRRLPNEPPKKRSRTVKNTKEKKANKTKDAPSKPSSASTEEVVELSDKEQEDPAAQSDPYQKFLQEQRKRKEEWATNRRAGAAKKPSHESAKERSCAVKNTKEKKANKTKDAPSKPSSASTEEVMELSDKEQEDPAAQSDLYQKFLQEQRKREEEWATNRRAGAAKKPSHESAKERSCAGDPAAQLFPQEQSKGEEEWASNRRAGVAKRLMLPLKDIDSADDVSMIREQLEAKTRECDRLRNRIDDQEGLCKLMDKFEEYLLSFERKHGAQIVADRTAARILRDCV